TTCATAACCTTGATTTGCATCTACTCTTAATTTTATTGAATAGCCAATCTCCTCCCTTATAGCTTTTATTTTTTCTACATCTTCTACTGGATTTTCACCTATTTTTACCTTTATAACTTTTACTCCATTTCTCACAAACCTCTTAGCCTCCTCTACAGTAGGTATGATTGGTTTTATACCTATAGTAATTGAAGTCGTTATTTTATCTCTGAATCCGCCTAATAGATTCTTAAGAGGTAGATGAGCATATTTACCTAATATATCATGTAGTGCAATATCAATTGCACATTTGGCACTTGAATTATGTAAGATAATTGAGTCGATTTCAGCCATTATATTTTCTATAAGAATTGGATTCTTACCTATTATTGTAGGCCTTATCTTGTTCTCTATAACATCAATAACTGTACCTTGAGTCTCACCTGTCACTGTTGCTGAAGGTGATGCCTCACCGAGCCCAAATATTCCTGCATCTGTCTCTATTTTTACAATTACACCATCATAGGTAACATCTGTGCCAAGTGCAATTTTAAACGGCTGCTTCAACAGTATAGTTACTGGGTTTGTAATTAAATTTGTGATATTCATAATAAAATCATATAACAGATTTTACATAAGTCAAGTAAATTGACCTTGACATTTTATTAAGAATATAGTAGTTTATTTAAACAGCTGGATGAATGAAGAAATAAATATTAGCGATTACTTAAGACCAATAAAGAATAAATGGTGGGTAACTCTATCTATATTTTTAGTTGCTGAACTCACAAGTATGCTCATTACTGTGAGACAACATAAAACTTACGAGTCTACAACTACTATATTTCCACCTAAAGTAGTAGAAATAGATACTTTAAGTACAGCTATTCTTAAGATTAAGCGAAAGGTATCAATAGGACTAAGTCCCACACAATCTATTATAGCTATATTTAAATCAAAAAGAATGGCAAGCGATATAGTGGAAAAATTTGGGCTCCTGAGTTTATATAATACTCAATTCAAATCAGATGCAGTTAAAAAATTAGAGAACTCAACAAATATTTCTGTATCAAAGGAAGGGGCCGTATCTGTCACAGTTAGTTCAATAGACCCTAAATTGGCTGCAGAGATTGCAA
The bacterium genome window above contains:
- a CDS encoding dipeptide epimerase, with amino-acid sequence MNITNLITNPVTILLKQPFKIALGTDVTYDGVIVKIETDAGIFGLGEASPSATVTGETQGTVIDVIENKIRPTIIGKNPILIENIMAEIDSIILHNSSAKCAIDIALHDILGKYAHLPLKNLLGGFRDKITTSITIGIKPIIPTVEEAKRFVRNGVKVIKVKIGENPVEDVEKIKAIREEIGYSIKLRVDANQGYEVSDAIDVLKKLERYDIEFIEQPVAYRDIQGLKTVRAKTCIPIMVDESLHSKEDAINLIRQEVCDLFNIKLMKSGGIMEGMKIITIAEAAGIPCMIGCMTETKIGISAATHLGLAMKNVKYADLDGHLMLKKDIVEGGVVTENGENRVTDEEGLGVRMPESLL
- a CDS encoding Wzz/FepE/Etk N-terminal domain-containing protein codes for the protein MNEEINISDYLRPIKNKWWVTLSIFLVAELTSMLITVRQHKTYESTTTIFPPKVVEIDTLSTAILKIKRKVSIGLSPTQSIIAIFKSKRMASDIVEKFGLLSLYNTQFKSDAVKKLENSTNISVSKEGAVSVTVSSIDPKLAAEIANFYVENLDKINNELKLFSVKPVVTVIDPAIPADRPSGPKVKLCMFITGLLSILVGILVSFPINSIERRKES